A region of the Longimicrobium sp. genome:
CGCGCAGATCCGGGCCGGCGAGCGGCCCTGCTGTCCCCACTGCCAGACGCTCCTGGAAGCACGCCCCACCATCCGCGTCGCCCGCTACCTGGTGCTCGACGCCACGGGCTACGACCTGGAGTGCGAGGGGTGCCACCGCTACCGCTCCATCGTCCGCCACACCGCCCGTTCGCTGCGCTTCGTGCGCATGCGCCGGCTGGTGGCCGCGGTGCAGGCCGCCGGCGCGCCGCGGACCGCGCTGGCCTGAGCCCCGCCGGGGGTGGCACGGGCGTTGCTCCCGTCCGGGGGTTCGGAGCAACGCAAGCCAACCGCCAACCCGCCGCCTGAACGCGGCGGGAACCCCGGGAAATTCAGAGATGTCCCTGCACCTGTTCAGCACACCGGTCCAGTGCACCCGGTGCGGCACCGTGATGGACGACCCCACGGCCGACCGCTGCACCAACTGCGGAAACCTGCTCAAGGAGCGCCGCACGCCCCGGCGCCTGGCCGGCGTAGAGGCACGCTACGGCAGCCTCCGCGTGCTGCTGAACGCCATCCGCTTCATCGCCGTGCTGGTGCTGCTGCTGGGCGGCCTGGTGTTCTTCGCCACGCTGGGCGATGACGGTCAGAGCCCTGTGGAAACGGGGCTGGTGCTGGTAGGCGCCATCGTCATCGCCGTCGCCATGCTGGCCCTGGCCGGCATCTTCGTGCTGATGATGGACATGGAAGAAAACACCCGCTCCTCGTTCCGCCTTCAGCAGCTGATCCTGGAGGAGCTCGAGGCGGCCCGCGGGGTGACGCCGGACGACGTGGACGCGGTTCCGCCGCCAGCGGGGACTGCCTGAAGGTGAAGCGCTCCATGAAGCTGTCGCGTACCGCCGCCGCGCTCGCCCTTGGGCTGGGCGCGGCCGCCGCGTCCCTCGCCGGTGGGGCCGTCACGCAGTCGCCCGCGGGGCCCCTGCAGGCCCAGGCCGACGCCATCGTTCCCAACAAGAGCGAGTGGACCATCCTGGCGTGGTCCATCGACCGCAACCAGCCGCTCTTCGCCGTCAACGCCGACCAGGCCAAGGTCCCGGCCTCCAACAACAAGGTGTTCAGCGCCATCTGGGCGCTGTCGCTGCTGGGGCCGGACTACCGCTTTCCCACCGACCTGCTGATCACCGGGCCCGTCGAGAACGGGGTGCTGCGCGGTGACGTGGTGATCAAGGGCTCGGGCGACCCGGCGTTCGGCTATCCATCGTACGATCGGGACGTGATGGCCAGCCCGCGGAAGATGGCCGAGTCGCTCAAGCGGCAGGGCGTCACCGTGGTGGAGGGCGGCGTGATCGCCGATCCGTACATCCACGACCGCCAGAACTTCGGGCCGGCGTGGCCGCTGGATACCGGCAACGGCGCCTCCCGCTACGCCCCCACGGTCAGCGGGCTGCCGTTCAACCGCAACATGCTGTGGATCGAGATGCGCCCGGGCCCCGGTGGGCTAGGCTATGCGCGCATTCCCGAGGTCCCCGAAATCCCGGTCATCAACACGGCGCGGATGGGCGGCGGACGGGCCTACGCGGTGCGCAAGCCGGACGAGGACACCGTGCGCATCCGCGGCGCGGTGGGCGGGCGCGGGCCGCACCGCTTCGGCGTGGGCGCGTACGAGCCGGCGTACCTTGCTGCGGGCGCCATCCGCCAAGCCCTCCGCGAGCAGGGGATCCAGGTGCGCGGCGGCATCCGCATCGCACCCACGCCCAAGGGCGCCGCGCTGGTGCACCGCCACCTGAGCATCCCGCTCATCGAGATCGTCAACCAGCTGGGCCGCAAGTCCGACAACTTCTTCGCCGAGCACGTGTGGAAGGCGGCCGTCGCAAAGGCCACGGGGCAGGGCACCTTCACGGGCGGCGGCCCCGCGTCGGCCGTGTTCTTTCACGACAAGGCCGGGGTTCCCTGGGGGCACCTGTGGCAGGCGGACGGCTCCGGGCTTTCGGCCGAGAACCGCACCAGCGCCTCGGCCATGGTGCGCTCGCTGATGTTCGCGCACAAGCAGCCCTGGTCGCGGCAGTTCCACGAGTCGCTGGCCATGGCGGGCGATCCCGACGGCACCCTGCAGCGGATGTTCAACAACCCTCCGGCCAAGGGAAACCTTCACGCCAAGACTGGCTACATCCGCGCCGTACGTTCGCTCTCGGGCTACGTGACGACGGCGGGGGGCGAGACGGTGGTGTTCTCGTTCATCTACAACGGCCGCAACACCTCCGGAGCGCGTGGCGTGCAGCTTCAGCTGGGCGACCTGCTGGCGGGGTATCGCCGGTAGTCGCCCCTCTGGTCGATGATGAAGGGCCGGCGCCGCGCGCCGGCCTTTTGCGTTGCATCGACTGCTGGCGGCCTCACCGCTGCTGAGACGATGCCTCTTTCGGCGGCGGGACCGGGCGGAATAGAATCCGGGGGGGAATGTAGATCGTGCAGTTCCACGTTCCACATGGGGAGGGGCAGATGACGACGGCGGCCACGGAAACGGCGGATCCACGGTATCCGGTCGGGCGATATCGTCCGGAGCGGGAGATTGCCGCGGACCAGCGGGCGGATTGGATTCAGCAGATCGCCGACACGCCGGTGCGCTTTCGCCAGGCGGTGGACGGGCTATCGGACGAGCAGCTGGATACGCCGTACCGCGAGGGCGGCTGGACGGTGCGGGACCTGGTTCATCACCTGCCCGACAGCCACATGAACGCGTACATCCGCGTAAAGCTGGGGCTGACGGAGGAGAGCCCGTCCATCAAGACGTACGACGAGGCGGCCTGGGCGGTGCTGCCCGAGCCGGGGATCACCCCGCCGGAAGTGTCGCTGGCGCTGCTGGATGCGGTCCACGTCCGCTGGGCCCGTACGATCCAGCACCCCGAGTGGGGGGCGATGCGGCTGGACCAGCTGCTGGGGCTGTACGCCTGGCATGGGCGTCATCACGTGGCCCACGTCACGCGGTTGCGCGAGCGGAACGGCTGGTAGGAGCGGCTCGGACAGCGGAAAGCCCCGACACGGGCCGCTCGCGCGTCCCGATCGGGGCTTCACTGCACGCTCATCGTACCTGCCGGAGCGCGATTTGTCATCCCGACGGAGCGGCCACGGCCAACCTGCCGACACACCGTACCCCGCAGCGACCGAGGGATCCGCCACACACTCCGGGCGCGCCCCACGGTCCTCCACCCCACCACAACAAGCCAGTCCGCGCAGGCGGACATCGTGTGGTTGTTGCAGCGAATTCATTCGCCCGCGACGGGCCGGGTGAGCGCGACGAACCTGGCTGGGCTGTGAGGCGTGTCGACCGGAGCCGGCGCATGCCTCGGCTGCCCTCTCCCCCGGCCCCTCTCCCGCAAGCGGGAGAGGGGAGAATTCGATCGCGCTCCGGCCGGCCCGACGCACTCGACTCGCCCGTGCAGTCCGCGAAGGCGGAACTTTGGGCCTTTGTTGCCGCGACTTCAGTCGCCCCAGGGAGACCGGGGCCCCCGGGATGACCGCTGGGGCTCAGGATGACAGGGTTTGGTGCTGGGTCGGGTGCGGGGCGGGCCGCTGTGCCGAACCCCGCGCTCCTCAGAACGCGGTGCCGTTGGCGCGCTTGCCGCCGGACGACTGCAGCGTGCTGATGCTCGTGTGCAGCACCCAACTACCCGTGGCGCTGGCGTCGGGGTTCCGGTTCATCGAGACCCCGTCCGTTCCCGACAGCGACGAGGGATACGTGTAGCTCGCCTTCGTCACCCCCGACCCGTCCTTCAGGATCACCGAGTCGCCGCTGTTCGACAGGTT
Encoded here:
- the dacB gene encoding D-alanyl-D-alanine carboxypeptidase/D-alanyl-D-alanine endopeptidase, with the translated sequence MKLSRTAAALALGLGAAAASLAGGAVTQSPAGPLQAQADAIVPNKSEWTILAWSIDRNQPLFAVNADQAKVPASNNKVFSAIWALSLLGPDYRFPTDLLITGPVENGVLRGDVVIKGSGDPAFGYPSYDRDVMASPRKMAESLKRQGVTVVEGGVIADPYIHDRQNFGPAWPLDTGNGASRYAPTVSGLPFNRNMLWIEMRPGPGGLGYARIPEVPEIPVINTARMGGGRAYAVRKPDEDTVRIRGAVGGRGPHRFGVGAYEPAYLAAGAIRQALREQGIQVRGGIRIAPTPKGAALVHRHLSIPLIEIVNQLGRKSDNFFAEHVWKAAVAKATGQGTFTGGGPASAVFFHDKAGVPWGHLWQADGSGLSAENRTSASAMVRSLMFAHKQPWSRQFHESLAMAGDPDGTLQRMFNNPPAKGNLHAKTGYIRAVRSLSGYVTTAGGETVVFSFIYNGRNTSGARGVQLQLGDLLAGYRR
- a CDS encoding YfiT family bacillithiol transferase; translation: MTTAATETADPRYPVGRYRPEREIAADQRADWIQQIADTPVRFRQAVDGLSDEQLDTPYREGGWTVRDLVHHLPDSHMNAYIRVKLGLTEESPSIKTYDEAAWAVLPEPGITPPEVSLALLDAVHVRWARTIQHPEWGAMRLDQLLGLYAWHGRHHVAHVTRLRERNGW